From [Clostridium] symbiosum, a single genomic window includes:
- a CDS encoding cation:proton antiporter, with protein MSSVEVFRDLAVILVAAKFCGIAARKLHAPQVAGVIVAGLLIGPGVLGIVKQSEFLGMMAEIGVVLLMFSAGLETNLRDLVKTGPVAFLIACAGVAVPLVGGTLLYMIFYGVSPLGSEEFYRAVFIGVIMTATSVSITVESLRELGKLKGKTGTAIMGAAIIDDVIGIIVLTFVIGFRDPQSSPVAVIINTVLFFLFAGVSGFVFYKVFKWLDARYPHTRRIPILGLAFCLFLSYVAETYFGIADITGAYAAGIVLCSLNDSDYIASKMDINSYMLFGPVFFASIGLKTNVGNITPEIMIFSAAFVAVALVTKIMGCGMMARICGFSGDDSLKIGVGMMTRGEVALIVAQKGLAVGLLNSVYFTSVIFLIIISSIVTPIILKVLYTNKSAARGILRLRRAA; from the coding sequence ATGAGTTCAGTGGAAGTATTCAGAGATCTGGCCGTAATACTGGTTGCGGCAAAATTCTGTGGGATTGCGGCGAGGAAGCTGCATGCGCCGCAGGTAGCAGGGGTTATTGTGGCAGGGCTTCTTATCGGGCCGGGAGTGCTGGGAATCGTTAAACAGAGCGAATTTCTCGGGATGATGGCGGAGATAGGCGTAGTGCTGCTTATGTTTTCGGCGGGACTTGAGACAAACCTGCGCGACCTGGTTAAAACCGGGCCGGTGGCTTTTTTGATCGCGTGTGCGGGCGTTGCGGTGCCTCTGGTTGGAGGGACGCTGCTCTATATGATTTTTTACGGAGTTTCCCCATTGGGCTCGGAGGAATTTTACAGGGCGGTATTCATCGGGGTGATCATGACGGCTACATCGGTAAGTATCACGGTGGAATCCCTCAGGGAGCTTGGGAAGCTGAAAGGGAAAACGGGAACGGCCATCATGGGTGCGGCCATTATCGATGATGTGATTGGAATTATTGTACTCACCTTTGTCATCGGATTCCGGGATCCGCAGAGCAGTCCGGTGGCTGTTATTATCAATACGGTGCTGTTCTTCCTGTTTGCGGGAGTCAGCGGTTTCGTGTTCTATAAGGTGTTTAAATGGCTGGATGCAAGATATCCGCATACAAGACGTATCCCGATTCTGGGACTGGCATTCTGTCTTTTCCTGTCCTATGTGGCGGAGACATATTTCGGCATTGCCGATATCACAGGGGCCTATGCGGCGGGAATCGTGCTCTGTTCCCTGAATGATTCGGACTATATTGCAAGCAAGATGGATATCAACTCTTATATGCTGTTCGGTCCGGTATTTTTTGCCAGCATCGGGCTTAAGACAAACGTGGGGAATATAACGCCTGAGATTATGATTTTTTCGGCTGCCTTTGTTGCCGTTGCCCTTGTTACAAAAATTATGGGCTGCGGGATGATGGCAAGGATATGCGGGTTTTCAGGAGACGATTCTCTGAAGATAGGAGTCGGCATGATGACGAGAGGGGAAGTGGCGCTTATCGTGGCACAGAAGGGTCTGGCGGTGGGACTGCTGAATTCGGTTTACTTTACATCGGTAATTTTCCTGATTATCATTTCTTCGATTGTCACGCCCATTATATTGAAAGTGCTTTATACAAATAAGAGTGCAGCCCGGGGAATTCTCCGTCTGCGGCGGGCCGCTTAA
- a CDS encoding Crp/Fnr family transcriptional regulator: MMATSADELYLLQNHPLFKGIDIGGLDQLSNCFSFRFANFYKDEYLVLEGDPVTCVGLILSGTVLMEKSDLQGNSFFLTEIRKNELFGDAFIGSRVQSSTVNYRAMTDCHVLLFQYRDPRTFCRRNCRCHLVFSENLMYLLALKTRTFLAKVEILSTRSLRGRILRFLHIVEEYPDIIGLRGDRIQEKRLKKNQVFVPLTHTELAEYLGVNRSALVRELGRMKQENLLTWDKHVYTLRDAQKR, translated from the coding sequence ATGATGGCTACATCGGCAGACGAACTTTACCTGTTACAGAACCATCCGCTTTTCAAAGGGATAGACATAGGCGGTTTAGACCAGCTTTCCAACTGTTTTTCATTCCGTTTTGCTAATTTTTATAAAGATGAATACCTGGTGCTGGAGGGCGATCCCGTCACCTGCGTGGGGCTGATCCTCTCCGGCACTGTGCTGATGGAAAAAAGTGATTTGCAGGGCAACAGCTTTTTTCTCACTGAGATACGGAAAAACGAACTGTTCGGGGATGCCTTCATCGGGAGCCGTGTACAGAGCAGCACCGTCAATTACAGGGCTATGACGGACTGCCACGTCCTTCTGTTCCAGTACCGGGATCCAAGAACCTTCTGCCGCAGGAACTGCCGCTGCCATCTGGTCTTTTCAGAAAACCTGATGTATCTCCTGGCGCTCAAGACCAGAACCTTCCTCGCAAAGGTAGAGATCCTCTCCACCCGCTCCCTCCGCGGCCGGATTCTGCGTTTTCTCCATATCGTAGAGGAGTATCCCGATATCATCGGCCTGCGCGGTGACAGAATACAGGAAAAAAGGCTCAAAAAAAACCAGGTATTCGTGCCGCTCACCCATACCGAGCTGGCAGAATACCTGGGTGTCAACCGCAGCGCCCTGGTCCGGGAGCTGGGGCGGATGAAGCAGGAGAACCTGCTCACCTGGGATAAACACGTTTATACGCTTCGCGATGCACAGAAACGGTAA
- a CDS encoding S41 family peptidase — protein sequence MDNRSKFWRGVMVGVLVTAFACLVTVGTSAGIYMFGRRVIDNQVQVQAEQGNSGAEANAAGQAGSEKIDMERVNRKIGELQSLIDKKYLFEDKIEVGKEESGIYSGFLYGLNDPYAVYYTPEELASFMDETNGSYCGIGAMVSQNQKTGISTIIRVFEDSPAEKAGIRPGDVIFAVGDTEVTGMDLTIMVNNYIKGEEGTDVRLTVYREEENEYVDLTVTRKPVDVQTVSGKMLSDEIGYISVIEFDKVTDAQFKGKIEELTSQGMKKMIVDLRNNPGGELNTVVSMADYILEDKGRILTVADKNGAEEVYNAQDGHSLDIPIAVLVNGNSASASEVFTGALKDYEAATIVGTQTFGKGIVQTLFPLSDGSAVKLTTNHYYTPSGLDIHGKGITPDVEVELDEEAAKMPVLPEEMDNQLQEAISILEGK from the coding sequence ATGGATAATAGAAGTAAATTCTGGAGAGGCGTCATGGTCGGCGTCCTTGTGACGGCATTTGCCTGCCTTGTGACGGTGGGAACATCGGCCGGTATTTATATGTTCGGCCGGCGTGTAATCGACAATCAGGTGCAGGTCCAGGCGGAGCAGGGCAATTCCGGCGCCGAGGCCAATGCGGCCGGCCAGGCAGGCAGCGAAAAGATTGATATGGAACGCGTCAACCGTAAGATTGGCGAGCTTCAGTCGCTCATTGACAAGAAATATCTATTTGAAGACAAGATAGAGGTGGGGAAAGAGGAATCCGGTATCTACAGTGGTTTTCTTTACGGACTGAACGATCCCTACGCGGTTTACTACACACCCGAGGAGCTGGCCAGCTTTATGGATGAGACGAACGGTTCCTACTGCGGGATCGGAGCAATGGTTTCCCAAAACCAGAAGACGGGAATCTCGACGATCATCCGCGTGTTTGAAGACAGCCCTGCCGAGAAGGCGGGTATCCGTCCTGGCGATGTGATATTTGCCGTGGGTGATACGGAAGTGACGGGCATGGATCTCACCATTATGGTCAACAACTACATCAAGGGTGAGGAAGGCACGGATGTAAGGCTCACTGTTTACCGGGAAGAGGAAAATGAATACGTGGATCTCACCGTAACGAGAAAGCCGGTGGACGTTCAGACGGTCAGCGGCAAGATGTTATCCGACGAAATCGGCTATATCTCCGTGATCGAGTTTGACAAGGTTACGGACGCCCAGTTTAAGGGCAAGATCGAGGAACTGACCTCCCAGGGAATGAAGAAGATGATTGTGGATCTGAGAAATAACCCCGGCGGTGAATTAAATACCGTGGTTTCCATGGCCGACTATATCCTGGAAGACAAGGGACGCATTCTGACTGTAGCTGACAAAAACGGCGCGGAGGAAGTCTATAATGCCCAGGACGGACACAGTCTGGATATTCCGATCGCAGTCCTTGTAAACGGCAATTCCGCCAGCGCCTCCGAGGTGTTTACCGGCGCGCTTAAGGATTATGAGGCGGCTACCATCGTCGGAACCCAGACCTTCGGCAAGGGAATCGTACAGACCCTGTTCCCCCTCTCCGACGGAAGTGCGGTAAAGCTGACGACCAACCACTACTATACGCCGAGCGGACTCGATATCCACGGCAAGGGAATTACGCCCGATGTGGAAGTGGAGCTGGACGAAGAAGCGGCAAAAATGCCGGTTCTCCCCGAAGAGATGGATAACCAGCTTCAGGAAGCAATCAGCATATTAGAAGGAAAATAG
- a CDS encoding peptidoglycan DD-metalloendopeptidase family protein has product MRYNAAVKRTVIAVLLASLAVAPVYGASKKDVDSAKGKITSIEEEKKKTEQAIKELESLKANTESYVRKLDSQLETLNAEISRLETNISDKGKTIEETTVKLEEAGEVEKKQYEAMKKRIKYMYEKGDSSYLDLLLQSKSMSELLNRAEYISKISEYDRKMLDQYIGIKDGIAEDKAQLEREKQELVALQEQTTSKKNSVETLVNEKSAELKKVDSQIGTKTAQVEAYEKDIKAQEDKIKQIEAEIKRQEEEARKKAEAAGQKYNTVSIGNIKFIWPCPSSSRITSGFGGRESPTAGASSNHQGIDIGAPTGNNIIAAADGTVTISTYSYSAGNYIMLNHGGGVSTVYMHCSQLLVSAGDTVKQGQVIAKVGSTGYSTGSHLHFGVRLNGSYVNPTKYVSP; this is encoded by the coding sequence ATGAGGTATAATGCAGCAGTAAAGAGAACGGTTATTGCCGTTCTTCTGGCATCCCTGGCTGTAGCTCCCGTCTATGGAGCATCCAAGAAAGACGTGGACAGCGCCAAGGGAAAGATAACCTCCATCGAGGAGGAGAAAAAGAAGACGGAACAGGCCATAAAGGAACTGGAATCTCTCAAGGCAAATACAGAAAGCTATGTGAGAAAGCTGGACTCCCAGCTAGAAACTCTGAATGCGGAGATAAGCAGGCTGGAAACAAACATCAGCGATAAAGGAAAAACCATTGAAGAGACCACGGTAAAGCTTGAAGAGGCCGGAGAAGTGGAGAAGAAGCAGTACGAGGCCATGAAAAAAAGGATCAAGTACATGTATGAGAAGGGTGACAGCAGTTACCTGGATCTTCTTCTGCAGTCCAAGTCCATGTCGGAGCTTTTAAACAGGGCCGAGTACATCTCAAAGATTTCAGAGTATGACCGGAAGATGCTTGATCAGTACATCGGAATTAAGGACGGCATCGCGGAGGATAAGGCGCAGCTTGAAAGAGAAAAGCAGGAACTGGTCGCGCTTCAGGAGCAGACGACAAGCAAGAAAAATTCCGTGGAAACGCTTGTAAATGAGAAATCGGCCGAACTTAAGAAGGTGGATTCACAGATTGGCACCAAGACGGCCCAGGTGGAAGCTTATGAAAAAGACATAAAGGCTCAGGAAGACAAGATCAAGCAGATAGAGGCGGAGATTAAGAGACAGGAAGAGGAAGCCAGGAAAAAAGCCGAGGCGGCGGGACAGAAGTATAATACAGTAAGTATTGGGAATATTAAGTTTATATGGCCATGTCCTTCCAGCAGCAGGATTACATCGGGCTTCGGAGGAAGGGAATCACCGACGGCGGGAGCCTCTTCCAACCATCAGGGAATCGACATCGGCGCACCGACGGGAAACAATATTATCGCGGCGGCCGACGGAACCGTGACAATTTCTACATACAGCTATTCTGCCGGGAACTATATTATGCTGAATCATGGCGGCGGGGTGTCTACCGTTTACATGCATTGTTCCCAGCTGCTGGTATCGGCCGGTGACACGGTAAAGCAGGGCCAGGTCATTGCCAAGGTTGGCTCCACCGGCTATTCTACCGGATCGCACCTGCATTTCGGCGTCCGGCTGAATGGAAGCTATGTAAATCCGACAAAGTATGTAAGCCCATAA
- the ftsX gene encoding permease-like cell division protein FtsX, protein MRLSTFAYCLKEGMRNICRNIWFSLASTAIISACIFLFCMFFALVANVQYMVKNAETTVGISVFFDENMTEADILAIGKEIGARSEVKETIYISAEEAWETFQKEYFKDVEELAEGFADDNPLAGSASYEIYLKDIADQDKMVSYLDTIPGIRKVNYSNDTASGLSNFNKMLGLISGVIIAILLAVAVFLISNTISTAAAFRKDENKIMRLIGATNFMIRAPFVVEGIIIGFAGAAIPLFSVYFLYRNAVEYMIEKFNIISNIIEFIPIETIFPYMIAVAVALGVGIGFVGSFFTIRKHLKV, encoded by the coding sequence ATGAGGCTTAGTACATTTGCATATTGCCTGAAAGAAGGTATGAGGAATATATGCAGGAATATATGGTTTTCGCTGGCTTCTACGGCGATTATTTCTGCGTGTATTTTTTTATTCTGCATGTTTTTTGCCCTGGTGGCGAATGTGCAGTACATGGTGAAAAATGCGGAAACCACGGTGGGAATCTCGGTGTTTTTCGATGAGAATATGACGGAGGCCGACATTCTTGCGATAGGAAAAGAGATCGGCGCAAGGAGCGAGGTAAAGGAGACAATATACATCTCCGCAGAGGAGGCCTGGGAGACATTCCAGAAGGAATACTTTAAGGATGTGGAAGAACTGGCGGAAGGTTTTGCGGACGACAATCCCCTGGCCGGTTCGGCTTCTTACGAGATTTACCTGAAAGATATCGCGGATCAGGATAAGATGGTTTCGTATCTGGATACCATACCGGGGATTAGGAAGGTTAATTATTCCAACGATACGGCTTCGGGTCTTTCCAATTTCAACAAGATGCTGGGCCTTATCTCGGGCGTAATCATCGCGATCCTTCTGGCGGTGGCGGTTTTCCTGATCAGCAACACGATCTCCACGGCTGCGGCCTTCAGAAAAGACGAGAATAAAATCATGCGTCTGATCGGAGCCACCAACTTTATGATACGCGCCCCCTTTGTCGTGGAAGGTATCATCATCGGCTTTGCCGGTGCGGCGATTCCGCTGTTCAGCGTCTATTTCCTGTACAGGAATGCAGTGGAATATATGATTGAGAAGTTTAACATCATTTCCAACATCATTGAGTTTATCCCGATCGAAACGATTTTCCCGTATATGATCGCAGTGGCAGTGGCGCTCGGCGTGGGAATCGGATTCGTCGGAAGTTTCTTCACCATACGGAAACACCTGAAGGTATAA
- the ftsE gene encoding cell division ATP-binding protein FtsE: MIEITNLNKTYKAGNRALKNINITIQDGEFVFIMGRSGSGKSTLMKLLLKEVEPTSGKIVVNDMDLGKMPRRYVPKYRRRLGVVFQDFRLLKDKTVYENVAFAQRVIGVPTRTIKESVPEMLRLVGLSSKYKSFPNQLSGGEQQRVAIARALINSPEVLLADEPTGNLDAQNSMEIMKLLEEINCRGTTVVVVTHSQEIVNRMGKRVITLDRGVVAEDEIKGGIGYEA; encoded by the coding sequence ATGATAGAGATAACAAATCTCAACAAAACATACAAAGCGGGGAACAGGGCTTTAAAAAACATCAATATCACGATCCAGGACGGCGAATTTGTTTTCATTATGGGACGGAGCGGTTCCGGCAAATCCACCCTGATGAAGCTGCTCTTAAAAGAGGTGGAGCCGACTTCGGGGAAAATTGTGGTGAACGACATGGATCTGGGGAAGATGCCCAGAAGATATGTTCCCAAATACAGAAGGCGTCTGGGAGTGGTTTTCCAGGATTTCCGCCTGCTGAAAGATAAGACCGTGTATGAGAATGTGGCGTTTGCCCAGCGGGTGATTGGAGTGCCGACGAGGACCATCAAAGAGTCGGTCCCCGAGATGCTGAGACTGGTAGGCCTTTCATCAAAATACAAATCATTTCCCAACCAGCTTTCAGGCGGTGAACAGCAGAGGGTGGCGATAGCCAGGGCATTAATTAATTCCCCCGAGGTTCTGCTGGCTGACGAGCCGACCGGTAATCTGGATGCCCAGAACTCCATGGAAATTATGAAGCTTCTGGAAGAGATCAACTGCAGGGGGACGACGGTGGTTGTTGTCACCCACAGCCAGGAGATTGTGAACAGAATGGGGAAACGTGTAATCACGCTGGACCGAGGAGTCGTGGCGGAAGATGAAATAAAAGGCGGTATAGGATATGAGGCTTAG
- a CDS encoding helix-turn-helix domain-containing protein — protein sequence MISNQILQTNIEGLKGITRVDLSICDTEGKVLASTFTGAEEYESAILTFVDSPADSQVIQGYQFFKVFDEHQLEYILLARGGSDDVYMVGKMAAFQIQNLLVAYKERFDKDNFIKNLLLDNLLLVDIYNRAKKLHIETNVKRIVFIIETQHEKDVNALETVRSLFSTKTKDFITAVDEKDIILVKEVKPGETYDDLEKTASMIVDMLNTEALTRVNVAFGTIINEIKDVSRSYKEAKMALDVGKIFYSTKNVVAYSKLGIGRLIYQLPLPLCRMFIKEIFDGKSPDDFDEETLTTINKFFENSLNVSETSRQLYIHRNTLVYRLDKLQKSTGLDLRVFEDAITFKIALMVVKYMKYMENLDY from the coding sequence ATGATATCAAATCAGATACTCCAGACAAATATTGAGGGTTTGAAGGGTATTACCAGAGTGGATTTAAGCATTTGCGATACTGAAGGCAAAGTGCTTGCGTCCACATTTACCGGTGCTGAGGAGTATGAAAGCGCGATTTTGACTTTCGTAGACTCTCCGGCGGACAGTCAGGTAATTCAGGGCTATCAATTTTTTAAGGTGTTTGATGAACACCAACTGGAATATATTCTGCTGGCCAGAGGCGGCAGTGACGACGTTTACATGGTGGGCAAGATGGCGGCGTTCCAGATACAGAACCTGCTGGTTGCTTACAAGGAAAGATTCGACAAGGATAACTTTATCAAGAACCTGCTTCTTGATAACCTGCTGTTAGTGGATATCTACAACAGGGCGAAGAAACTTCACATCGAGACCAATGTCAAGAGAATCGTTTTCATCATCGAGACACAGCACGAGAAGGATGTCAACGCCCTTGAGACGGTGAGAAGCCTCTTCTCCACAAAGACGAAGGATTTTATCACGGCGGTGGATGAGAAGGACATTATCCTGGTCAAGGAAGTGAAACCGGGCGAGACTTACGACGACCTGGAGAAGACAGCCAGTATGATCGTGGATATGCTGAATACGGAGGCCCTCACAAGAGTTAATGTGGCCTTTGGTACGATTATCAACGAGATCAAAGATGTTTCACGCTCCTACAAGGAGGCCAAGATGGCTCTGGACGTAGGAAAGATTTTCTACAGCACAAAGAATGTCGTGGCTTACAGCAAGCTGGGAATCGGCCGGTTAATCTATCAGCTTCCGCTTCCTCTGTGCCGCATGTTCATCAAGGAGATTTTCGACGGCAAGTCACCCGATGACTTTGACGAAGAGACCCTGACCACGATCAACAAATTCTTTGAAAACAGCTTAAACGTATCGGAGACGTCCAGACAGCTCTATATCCACAGGAACACACTGGTATACCGTCTCGATAAACTTCAGAAGAGTACGGGACTGGATCTGAGAGTATTCGAAGATGCCATTACCTTTAAGATTGCACTCATGGTAGTCAAGTACATGAAATACATGGAGAATCTTGATTATTAA
- a CDS encoding FprA family A-type flavoprotein — translation MYCVRNVTEDLYWVGANDHRLALFENIHPIPRGVSYNAYLLLDEKSVLFDTVDWSACRQLLENMDHLLGGKPLDYLVINHMEPDHGASIEEILLRNPDVKIVSTEKAFMLMRQFGFDVDSHELIEVHEGDTMTFGKHTVTFVFAPMVHWPEAMVTFDITNGVLFAADAFGSFGALDGKLFNDEVNFDRDWIDDARRYFTNIVGKYGPHVQALLKKAGTIDIKMICPLHGPVWRSDLGYFIDKYDHWSRYEPEEKGVLIAYASMYGNTEAAAQALATKLCEKGMTNVHVYDVSNTHVSQLISETFRLSHVVLASVTYNLGIYPVMHNFLMDMKALNLQNRTIAIIENGSWACKSGDLMQKFVDEELKNMTVLNERLSLASALHADKATELDALADGIIESMNKAE, via the coding sequence ATGTATTGTGTAAGAAATGTAACGGAAGATTTATATTGGGTTGGAGCCAATGACCACCGTCTGGCCCTGTTTGAAAATATACATCCCATCCCAAGGGGAGTTTCCTATAATGCGTACCTGCTGCTCGATGAGAAGAGCGTTTTATTTGATACGGTTGACTGGTCGGCATGCCGCCAGCTTCTGGAAAATATGGATCACCTGCTGGGTGGAAAACCTCTTGATTACCTTGTAATCAACCATATGGAGCCCGACCACGGCGCATCCATCGAAGAGATTCTGTTGCGCAATCCGGACGTAAAGATTGTCAGCACGGAGAAGGCGTTCATGCTGATGCGTCAGTTCGGCTTTGATGTTGACAGCCATGAGCTGATTGAAGTCCATGAAGGTGATACAATGACCTTTGGTAAGCACACGGTAACCTTTGTCTTTGCCCCGATGGTACACTGGCCTGAGGCTATGGTAACCTTTGATATTACCAACGGCGTCCTGTTTGCAGCCGACGCATTCGGTTCCTTCGGCGCCCTGGATGGAAAGCTTTTCAACGACGAAGTGAATTTCGACAGAGACTGGATTGACGACGCACGCCGCTATTTCACCAATATTGTTGGAAAATACGGCCCTCACGTGCAGGCGCTTTTAAAGAAAGCCGGAACCATCGACATTAAGATGATTTGTCCGCTTCACGGCCCGGTATGGCGTTCTGATTTAGGATACTTTATCGACAAATACGATCACTGGAGCCGCTATGAACCGGAAGAAAAAGGCGTTCTGATTGCCTATGCCTCCATGTACGGCAATACGGAAGCGGCGGCACAGGCGCTGGCTACAAAACTCTGTGAAAAAGGAATGACCAATGTACATGTGTACGACGTATCCAACACACACGTTTCACAGCTCATCTCGGAAACATTCCGCCTGAGCCATGTGGTATTGGCATCCGTTACCTACAATCTGGGAATCTATCCGGTTATGCACAATTTCCTGATGGATATGAAGGCGCTGAACCTCCAGAACAGAACGATTGCCATCATTGAGAACGGCTCATGGGCCTGCAAATCCGGTGATTTGATGCAGAAGTTTGTAGATGAAGAACTTAAAAACATGACGGTTTTAAACGAAAGACTTTCTCTGGCCTCCGCTCTTCATGCCGATAAGGCGACGGAGCTGGATGCGCTGGCAGACGGTATTATTGAATCAATGAATAAAGCAGAATAA